TCTTCATCACTATAATGTGGGTCTGCTGGTTGTCTTCCTCGGCCCCCAGGTGAAGATATGGTTCCAGAACCGACGCGCCAAAGAACGCAAGCTGGCGCGCAGGAAGCAGCAGGCCTCCTCCCAGCAGGCCTCCCAGCAGGCCTCCCAGCAGACCTCCTCCCAGCAGGCCTCCTCCCAGCAGGCCTCCTCCCAGCAGGCCTCCCAGCAGGCCTCCCAGCAGGCCTCCTCCCAGCAGGCCTCCTCCCAGCAGGCCTCCTCCCAGCAGGCCTCCTCCCAGCAGGCCTCCCAGCAGGCCTCCTCCCAGCAGGCCTCCTACCAGCAGGCCTCCTCCCAGCAGGCCTCCTCCCAGCAGGCCTCCCAGCAGGCCTCCCAGCAGGCCTACCAGCAGGCCTCCCAGCAGGCCTCCTCCCAGCAGGCCTCCCAGCAGGCCTCCCAGCAGGCCTCCCAGCAGGCCTCCCAGCAGGCCTCTGGAACGTCGCCGCCACCACAGGAGGCGTCCTTGGACCCGCCCCCTCGGACGCCCCCGGTGCCGCCAGTCCAGTGGTAGCCATGGTAACGACGGGCGTCGAAGAGGAGCTGTAGGCAGGAGCCccccatcgcccccccccctcctgacaTTGAACCTGGATTAGGAACTGAATTCAGTGGTTCACCGCTCTGACATTAGGAACAGACTGAGGCACCGGTCTCTTTGTAAAGGGCCTGTCTTAGAGGACATCTTAGAGGACATCTTAGAGGACATCTTAGAGGACACGTCAGCCAGACCGCGCCGCAGGGAGAGGGAGCTTTGGTTCATAACAAAGTGAGTCAGCGTCGCGCCGCGGTACGGACAGTCTCAGAGACAATGGCGGCGTCTGACGAGGGTGAAGTCACCGACGGGGCATTCCAAACGGTCCGGTCTGAACCAGCACCAATATCAACGTTTACAGACCAACAACCATGTTGGGAACGAAGACAGCCAGCGTGTCGATAATCTGTTGGCCAACAGAGTCCAAAGGTCTGGTATCACATTAAGGCATCATAACGACTGATTGCCCAACGACGCCTCTGAAAAGCCACATCCTGAACGCATGTGTCAGGATGTGGCTTCACCACTTGATGTAGGGACAAGGACCAAACACACTTTAAGACACAATAATTTCAAACatttgttgagagagagagagagagagagagagagagagagagagagagagagagagagagagagagagagagagagagagagagagagagagagagagagagagagagagagagagagagagagagagagaataaagtgAAGAGGAACTACAACCATAGAAATGAGAAGTGACAACTTTATTTAACTAGAATCACTAAAATCCTTGCTTCAGCACAAATGCTTTAAAGTCACACTGCTTGGGAACATTTTCTGCTTTTGGATTTCCCAATGCTGATAATGATTGAACCGGGTTGATTTGATGACTGCTAATGTTTCATCGAGAACAAAATGGAGGACCTCAACAgagacacatgtgatttaatGACGCAACAAACTGTGATGGATCATAGCCTATTTTTATATGACATGAGAATGGTTTTAATAGTATCTGTCAACCTTTGAACCCCCGGTATCGAATAGGACTACTGTGTTTGGTGGcttgtaaaaatgaataaatgtgcACTTGAATTCTGTATTCATGTACCCACATAAGTATGAATATATATaggcatgtatgcatgtaagtatttatatatatatatatatatatatatatatatatatatatatatatatatatatatatatatatatatatatatatatatatatatatatatatattcatacttATGTGGgtacatgaatatatatatatatatatatatatatatatatatatatttatttatttatacaacgggtggcttaaatccagcgatctgattggttcctaactgtataatgagcgtataaataactgctatgacgcccaatcattttgtgaaagtttgcgtatcactccgcgcctggaagtagaaacggttacaaagtagcagctgttgGTAGTAGCCTAGGAAACAGAACTTAGTAGAAACGGTAACTTACAAAGTAGCAGTTGTTGGGAGTGGCCTAGGAAACTTTATCACACGGAAATTTACACGCggtgagtgaactgctccataggataaattgccggcgaaccgctctagccgagccttctctcggagggacgctaaagtgtgttgcatagcgagcATTTGGAAGGCAGCCAgaagggactacttttttgtattctttaaaaaAAGAGCTATTTtgaacttcttttttttttttttatgttgtgtgtctatgactttcgttttgccataatagtaaccgttgtataaaatcaatagatcacttcagtcagtggtatgtgctcattataccactgtgaagggggtcgccggccctccgctgcacGTCGGGCcgaacaacgccccttaacagtggtataatgagcacataccacagcctggcgtgatctattgcttaattatatatatatatatatatatatatatatatatatatatatgtatatatatatatatatatatatatatatatatgtgtatatgtgtatatatatgtatatatgtatatgtgtttatttttatttacaggAACATTTTAGATatgaaataatgaaaataacaaaatacaataaTTAACATGAAGGCAGATGTGATGTAAAGCATAATAAATTATTTAATGTCAACATAGCCAAAATTTCCCCGtgaatgtccaaatagaatGAATGCTGAATCATCATAACATTGGGGGCCAATGACTTGGCCGCTCAGAAGCCACGATGGGAGTGCCAGTAAATAAGTTTAAAAGGTCTACGCGTCCTTCTGGGTGGTGACAGCTCTCAGGGCCTCGTCCTCCGGGGCTGAGCGTACACACACTCGTCCACATTGGTCTCCAGCGTCCGCCTGGGGCCTGGAGCCACCTTGACCTCCCCGTACTCCACCtcaccctcccccgccccctgctctcTCCGCTGGCCCTGGCGCTGGAGCACAGAGACGTCTGCGTAGGTTACATCCTCCGTGTCTGTGGTGTCTGAGGAGAGGACATTATACTGTACATTATACTGTACATTATACTTTACTTTAAACCGTACATTATACAGTACATTATACTGTACATTATACTGTATATTACACTGTACATTACACTGTACATTATGTACATTATGTACATTACACTGTACATTATACTGTAAATTATACAGTACATTATACTGTACTTTAAACTGTACattataggctactgtacaTTATACAGTACATTATACAGTACATTACACTGTACATTATATTGTACATTATACTGTACTTTATACTGTACATTATCCTTTACATTATACTGTACATTATACTGTACATTGTTCAGGACACAGCAAAGGGGATTCATACCTTTTGAGGTTTTGTGCTTTTTTGCGCAGTAGACTCCCAATACTACTATCAGGAGCAGTGCTATCGCTGACAGGGAACCAGCTATTATAGGGACGAGCTCTGTGACAAAGAAAAGTATGGCATAGTGGATAATGATATGAACAattttcatgaataaatatgtatatatatatcgattatatgaacatatatatatatatatatatatatataaacccagtctcacggaaatacgtgacaatgtaatgtcatttaatctattcattcgtgatttGGGACATGTAATTTCAATTTTCTCGTGCCAAAAAGCACAAACTTCTAACAATACGACAGCTtgtggccacccgtttctacttttgattctgagaaattgtgacaattcacggatatgtttaatgcaggtgcgctacTCTGTTGGCAAACCGCGACGGAAAAAAGGTAGCTGCctcatctcttctttttagaatgAGTTTGATATTTGTGCTTTTGGCCTTTTTATTAATTACGTgacccagatcacgaatgaatagattaaatgacttGACGTGAcggtgtcacgtatttccgtgagactgggtttaaATAGCATCATTATCTTCATCATCTTAATATCTCATTAATTATGGAGGCTGTTCAATTCCATGAAATGATTGATTAcagctatttatttatatgtttgtatatgCCTTTTTATCTTATGTCTATGGGCTAGTCTGCTTACCcattatattgaagttcaatgaTCCCCCAGCTGTCCCAGTGCAAAAGGTATTGTTGTCTCCGTGCCCCCACGGTGATATATGTGTTCCATTAGATGTGCAGTTTATTAACCCTATGAGAGACAATGGTGATCGGTCATGTGATGAATCCACTACTGTGTCCAAGCCCCTTGCATTCAGTGCTCTTAATGTATTTTTCACCCGCTGGCACCTTTATacgtatacatacatacatacatacatacatacatacatacatacatacatacatgcatgcatacatacatgcatgcatgcatacatacatacatacatacatacatacatacatacatacatacatacatacatacatacatacatacatacatacatacatacatacatacatacaaacatgccTGCTATGTTTCCCTTAAATGATTTTTTCAGCCCTGTATATATAAAGATATCTTTATATCTATACGCTGATATCTCTATACATGATGAGTATTATTTTAGATATTTTATAGTTAACAGACCATTTTCCCGTCTGATTCACAGAATGGTTTGTGTCCATTTAATCTCCTTACCCGTTGTACTGTATGTGGGTCCCACAGTGACCGCTGCCTCAGGGCATAAGGTATTGTTGTCTCTGTGCACCCACTGTGATATATGTGTTCCATTAGATGTGCAGTTCACATAAGTGAACCCTATGAGAGACAATGGTGACCGGTCACGTGATGAATCAACTGCTACTGAATCCAAGCTCCATTCACTCATTTCCCTCGTTGTGTTGTCACTCAccgtcacacacagacaaggtgATGTTAGCCGCGGCGTGGCTCACGTTGTTGCGGACCGAGCAGCTGAGCAGTCCCGACCGGCCCACCTCCAGAGTGACGTTACTAGCGCTATCGGGTCCGGAGAGGAGACGCGTGTCGTTCAGCGGGAGTCCGTCTAGACTCCAGCTGTAGTGGAGTCCGTCCCCCCCGGCAGAGCAGGACACCCTCTGCTGTCCCCGGGACAGACACTCCCGGGACAGTTTGAGAGAGGAGACCGGGGCTAAGGGAAACCGACTGAGGAGGTGAGTCCCACAGTTTGACTGAACGGAAACCTTCTGTTATTCACTCATAGAAACTAAACGTACAATTATAATTAGAAGCATCCACCTCTTTAACCCCCCAGCTCCTACTCCCAGACTAAATAGTGTTTACTGTACTTAAAATATTTTATGACTACATACACAAATTGGGCAGAAGCAGAATAAACAGCATTTTCATAAGCACTTCTAACGTAAAGTAGAGCAACATGGCATCAATTATATAGCCTACGGGCAGAGGGCCTTTTTAAAGGGTACATAGATACAGGGCCTTAAAAACATTCACAAAGTACAGTATAGctgacatgtatgtatgtatgtatgtatatatatatatatatatatatatatatatatatatatatatatatatatatatatattgtggcagacgccagggaggagtgaggggagtggtaggccTGGCAATCTGCTGGCTCCCCCCCAGGCCATATATGGAATTCCTCCAGGTAACGAGGCAGGCCTGAAGGGCATTAAGCTGGAGTGCGTGCAGTTAAAAGGGAGAACAGGCTACCACAAGCCAGAGTTGGGGCTAGCAAGAGTCAGAGAGGACTGGATCATAAATGTTCCCACCCTGGGTGTGTTTACGAGGTGAATAAACCATCCTAAGTTAACGCTGCTTTATGTGTTGTGTCGTTTTATCTGCCCAACTTggtggcgtggaaaccccacacccacaggcctgctacaatatatataaatatatatatttatatatatgtgtgacaTACCAATAATATTAACATGGAGCCTGAGAGCCAACAGTGTTTCTATAAGAGCTATGAAGTCAGAGGTTAATGTTTAAATGATCCTTTATGACCTTGATGAATCCTTAATGATGATGAGAGGGAAACAGCAGCTAAACCCAGCTGTTTCCATCTCATCTGTAACCCTGGTTAAATAACTACTACTGAAATAAGACATAGTTACTCAccttcaatagttaaataacaTTTTGTAAATGCTACTTGCATTCCAGTTGTGTTATGTACTTCCATTGAGTATGTACCATTGTCTGTCCTGTCGATGTCCTTTATAGTAAATATTCCAGTACTGACATTAAATGAACATCGAATGTTGCGTTCTGATAAAATCGTGGCATTGTTCTTCTTCAGTCTGAAGGTATCATTTTGTGAGGTCCTAGTAGTCATCAGGACCACCACAGTTCCTCCCAGAGAGCCAAAGCACGGGGTCGTGATGCGTGGCTGTGTGGCGTTGCAGAAGGTCTTCACGCCTGGAGGTTTACAGAGGAGAGTAAAACAATACAGGAGATACATCTCACTGCCCACCACTCACTATTACTGTAATAACTGTCTTATTACGGTAAGAGGGGTGGACATTTAGAATACAATGGGTGCCATTGCAGAGAGGGTCATTATGCTCATAGATGTTGAAGGTTGAAACATTTaatatttcattacattttggATTTGATTTACATTATTTCCCTATGATTGTCATGAAAATACCCTACTCTACCCTGAATGCACTCGATAATATGTGGTAATACTTTTGTGTTTTGCAATAACAAAGGGGAATTCACATTGTGGGGAAGTCAAAAAGCAAAAAGGCAGAGTAATGATTAATGATATTCAACAATAAATGGATTCAATTTATCCAGAATTAACGTGGGATAAAAGATAAATTAGTTTAACCCATGGTGAAAAGCAACAACTTATGTTTAAACCTATAACTTAAAACTATAGCTGACTAAATGAGataaaatgcataaatatttaAAAGTTTTAATTCAATAAAAGTCTCACCATCCGTCACACCAATTAGTAACAGCAGCACAGCCCCCATGATGAGCATCTCGACCTCAGTGTTGTCTCAGTGGAGTCCAGGACTTGAGTCTgttcacaggaacacacaccccAGCCTATATGAGTGATACATGTCATCGCAAAAGTGGAAGTTGTGCAACCGCTGAGCAAACTTTATATTCACCGCAACCGAACTAACAGGGCCAATACCTTATAAGGATGAAAACGATAAACAGTACTGGGAGACTGGGCATCTTCAAAGATCCCATAATAATCTCATAATCCCTAAAATCAATAATTATTAATAGAAAGAAATTAGGAAATCAATCATGAATTCATGTTAAAATTCTCCCAATAAACACGACTGAGTTGGTGAAATGATTAAATTTGTTCTCAGTAATGAGATGAATGGGGTGGAACAAAAGCTAAATTGAAGTCTACCCTTATAAAAGCTTTGGTAAGACAGTGAGGAGGGCAGGGTGTTGGAGTCCCAGCCCAAAGGTTCAGGGTCCAAACACCACGGCAAGAAGCCCCACCTCCCCACTTATTAATATGACTCGGGGAAAAAGAATCGGACTAAGTCACTTTAGAGGAAGGTGTTTCCTCAATGACTGAACTGAAGGTTAAACCTTGATGACTCTGTTGTACTGTCAATGTGAAGCAATCTGTTTCATTCTTTGCTGGTGGACCCTTGCTCGTAAGTCTAGTTGTTAGGGTTTGTGTTATCAGGGCAATCTGAGCCATAAGGGGGAAGTTAGAGACGGCAGAGAAGCACAAACAGCTCGATTGTTTGCCACATGACAACTCATTGGTTCCCATGAAACGGCCTTGACTCAATTAGCAGCGGTGTCAGCCCTTGAACCATTTGAGTCAAAAATAATGAGGACGTTTCTATTCTCTTTTAGGTCAAGAAGGTTCATTATCGAGTTGACAAGATTGTCTCTTTTCTTTAACATTTTGGAACATTTCCTGGAGAAGCTATGTTTTAGTCCTATGTTGCAACATAAGTCTTTTTCCAAAACCATAAGTCATTCAatttatgttttatattgtCCCCTATTTAAAATCAATAGTTATCATTTCTTATGATTCATGATTTTTCATTTTACTTGGAAAATGTATCTGGTCTAGAATAACTACAATTTGGACCAAAAATGCATTGGCGGCGGTTAGCCTCTATGGGGCAGTATTGCATTGTAAATGTATCATGGTTACCATTTGTTTGCAATCTATTAACTATTACACTAGAGCATTATCTAGAAATATAAACATAAATTGTTGACTATGAAGACTCAAACCTAAAatctatttttttgttgttacatTTTCTCCTCGATATGGTAAGATGTCAACTGTAATTTGAAACAGTAAAACACGGGTAAAATGAATAAGATTGCCAttcaagtgagtgtgtgtgtgtgtgtgtgtgtgtgtgtgtgtgtgtgtgtgtgtgtgtgtgtgtgtgtgtgtgtgtgtgtgtgtgtgtgtgtgtgtgtgtgtgtgtgtgtgtgtgcgtgcgtgcgtgcgtgcgtgcgtgcgtgcgtgcgtgcgcgcgcgcgcgcgcgcgcaacaAATTACAGGGCTGGAACCCTAAGAATATTTATAGAACTAAGTGATATTCTTTAAAAAATTGTATATTTCATACAGACAGCTTCCAAGCAAGTTACACATGCAGCATATCATAAAATACATAGTAGTTATAATATATTAAGATGTACTCATGCAGAATAGTATTTTCAGAGATGAAGCTATCCTAAGTATTTGACTGTTTCAGTTTCTATCCATGACACAGGAAGCCACCGGGGACAACAAAAGAGGAAAAAATAGAtactataaataataaaaaataatagttGAGATTTGATGAATGACGGAAACTACACGGTGTAAACTACATGTGAACGGCTTCATgaacaaacataaaaacatgaCAACGGCTGAATAAAAATTCACATTTCCAAAggacctctcctggaaccgtcaccttatcgtggtggagaggtttgcgtgtccctgtgaacctgagagctgtgttgtctggagccttgtgctcctggtagggtctctcatggcagagtggtctcaggtgaggggccagactaagaatggttcataaaactccaatgaataacggaaaaagaggagatgtgacccggcccggaggaagcccggggcccccgtctggagccaggcccagacggagggctcgatggcgagcgcctggtggccgggtttgccacggagcccggtcgggcacagcccgaacaaactacgtggcaccccccctctcttcatcccatgggcccaccacctgtgggaagacccgttggggtcgggtgcgcagccacatgggtggcagcgaaggtcaggggtctcgacggaccagacccgggcggcagaagctggctctggggacgtggaacgtcacctcgctgtggggaaaggaaccggagcttgtgagggaggtggagcgctatcagttagatctggtggggcttacctccacgcacagtctcagctctggtaccgtactcctggataagggttggactctattcttctccggagttgccaagggcgtgaggcgccgggcgggtgtggggatactcataaatccccagctgagcgccgcggtgttggagtttaccccggtagacgagagggtcgcctccctgcgcctaagggttgtaggggggaaaactcggactgttgtttgtgcgtatgcaccaaacagcagctcagagtactcggccttcttggagaccctgaatggagtcctgtatgggctccagtaggggactccgtagttctgctgggagacttcaacgcccacgtggacaacgatggagacacctggagaggcgtggtggggaggaacggcctccctgatctaaacccgagcggtcgtttgttattggacttctgtgctagtcatggattatccataacaaacaccatgttcgaacataagggtgctcataagtgtacctggtaccagagtaccctaggccgaagatcgatgatcgatttcgtgatcgtgtcatctgatctgaggccgcatgttttggacactcgggtaaagagaggggcggaactgtcaaccgaccaccatctggttgtgagttggatcagggaatgggggaaatttccggatagacctggtaagcccaaacgagtagtgcgggtgaactgggaacgtctggaggaggcccccgtcctaggtatcttcaactcacacctccggcggagcttttctggcattcctgtggaggttgggggcattgagccggagtgggcggtgttcaaagcctccattgctgaagctgcggtggctagctggggcctcagggtcttaggctcctcaaggggcggtaaccctcggacaccgtggtggactacggtgatcagggaagccgtccgactgaagaaggaggccttccgggatatgatatcctggaggactcctgactcggttgcagggtaccgacaggctcgaagggctgcagcggctgccgtgtcggaggctaagcagcgggtgtgggagaagttcggagaggccatggagaaggactttcggtcggcaccaaagtgtttctggaagactatccggcacctcaggagggggaaacggggaaccatccaagctgtgtacagtaaggatgggactatgttgacctcaactgaggaggtcgtcggacgttggaaggaacactttgaggaactcctgaatccgaataacacgccctctatgttggaggcagagctcgaggttgatggtgtttcgtcgtcaatttccctggtggaggtcactgaggtagtcaaacatctccgcagtggcaaagccccagggattgatgagatccagccagaaatgctaaaggctctgggtgttgaggggctgtcatggttgacacgcctattcaacatcgcgtgggagtcgggtacagtgccaaaggagtggcaaaccggggtggtggttcccctgttcaaaaagggggaccagagagtgtgtgccaattaccggggtatcacacttctcagcctccctggtaaagtctactccaaggtgctggaaaggagggttcggccgatcgtcgaacctcagattgaagaggaacaatgcggttttcgccccggacgtggaactacggaccagctcttcactctcgcaaggatcctggagggggcctgggagtatgcccatccggtctacatgtgttttgtggatctggagaaggcgtatgaccgggtcccccgggagaaactgtgggaggtgctgcgggagtatggggtaagggggtctatcctcagggccatccaatctttgtactcccaaagcgagagctgtgttcgtgttctcggcagccagtcagtttcgttctcagtgggtgctggtctccgccagggctgcgccttgtcaccaatcctgtttgtgatatacatggacaggatatcgaggcgtagtcgtggtggggaggggttgcagttcggtggtctgaggatctcgtcactgctttttgcagatgatgtggtcctcattggatcatcggcctgtgaccttcagcactcactggatcggctggcggccgagtgtgaatcggctgggatgaggatcagcaccgctaaatctgaggccatgactcttagcaggaaaccggtggattgcttactccgggtaggaaatgagtccttagcccaagtgaaggagttc
The window above is part of the Gadus macrocephalus chromosome 10, ASM3116895v1 genome. Proteins encoded here:
- the LOC132466252 gene encoding uncharacterized protein LOC132466252 isoform X2, which encodes MLIMGAVLLLLIGVTDGVKTFCNATQPRITTPCFGSLGGTVVVLMTTRTSQNDTFRLKKNNATILSERNIRCSFNVSTGIFTIKDIDRTDNGTYSMEVHNTTGMQVAFTKCYLTIEAPVSSLKLSRECLSRGQQRVSCSAGGDGLHYSWSLDGLPLNDTRLLSGPDSASNVTLEVGRSGLLSCSVRNNVSHAAANITLSVCDELVPIIAGSLSAIALLLIVVLGVYCAKKHKTSKDTTDTEDVTYADVSVLQRQGQRREQGAGEGEVEYGEVKVAPGPRRTLETNVDECVYAQPRRTRP
- the LOC132466252 gene encoding uncharacterized protein LOC132466252 isoform X1; the encoded protein is MLIMGAVLLLLIGVTDGVKTFCNATQPRITTPCFGSLGGTVVVLMTTRTSQNDTFRLKKNNATILSERNIRCSFNVSTGIFTIKDIDRTDNGTYSMEVHNTTGMQVAFTKCYLTIEAPVSSLKLSRECLSRGQQRVSCSAGGDGLHYSWSLDGLPLNDTRLLSGPDSASNVTLEVGRSGLLSCSVRNNVSHAAANITLSVCDGFTYVNCTSNGTHISQWVHRDNNTFCTGTAGGSLNFNIMELVPIIAGSLSAIALLLIVVLGVYCAKKHKTSKDTTDTEDVTYADVSVLQRQGQRREQGAGEGEVEYGEVKVAPGPRRTLETNVDECVYAQPRRTRP